A stretch of Crossiella cryophila DNA encodes these proteins:
- a CDS encoding peptide deformylase has translation MAVHPIVIAGNPVLHNPTRPVEQFDDALRTLIADMYETMAASNGVGLAANQIGVDQRLFVYNCHDDEGNWFKGVVVNPVLETSEIPEGMPDEEDDIEGCLSAPGEAFPTGRADWAKVTGFDGDGNPIEVEGKGFFARCLQHETDHLDGYLYLDRLTGRHKRAAKKALKANGWGVDGLSWMPGEVEDPFGH, from the coding sequence ATGGCCGTGCACCCCATCGTCATCGCCGGTAACCCCGTGCTGCACAACCCGACGCGCCCTGTCGAGCAGTTCGACGACGCGCTGCGCACCCTGATCGCCGACATGTACGAGACCATGGCCGCCTCCAACGGCGTCGGTCTCGCGGCCAACCAGATCGGGGTCGACCAGCGCCTGTTCGTCTACAACTGCCATGACGACGAGGGCAACTGGTTCAAGGGCGTCGTGGTCAACCCGGTGCTGGAGACCAGCGAGATCCCCGAGGGCATGCCCGATGAGGAAGACGACATCGAGGGCTGCCTGTCCGCCCCCGGCGAGGCATTCCCCACCGGCCGCGCCGACTGGGCCAAGGTCACCGGCTTCGACGGCGACGGCAACCCGATCGAGGTCGAGGGCAAGGGCTTCTTCGCCCGCTGCCTGCAACACGAGACCGACCACCTGGACGGCTACCTGTACCTGGACCGGCTGACCGGCAGGCACAAGCGCGCCGCGAAGAAGGCCCTCAAGGCCAACGGCTGGGGCGTGGACGGGCTGAGCTGGATGCCGGGCGAGGTCGAGGACCCGTTCGGGCACTGA
- a CDS encoding DUF3263 domain-containing protein yields the protein MDAAEVRARSCDQDNDPAAKAGRPPADGLTERDHEVLAFERQWWKYAGAKEQAIREIFDMSATRYYQVLNALIDKPAALAADPMLIKRLRRLRASRQRTRAARRLGIEPI from the coding sequence ATGGACGCCGCAGAGGTCAGGGCGCGGTCCTGTGACCAGGACAACGACCCGGCGGCGAAGGCCGGGCGGCCGCCTGCCGACGGGCTGACCGAGCGGGACCACGAGGTGCTCGCCTTCGAGCGTCAGTGGTGGAAGTACGCGGGCGCCAAGGAACAGGCCATCCGCGAGATCTTCGACATGTCCGCCACCCGTTACTACCAGGTGCTCAACGCGCTGATCGACAAACCGGCCGCACTGGCTGCCGACCCGATGCTGATCAAGCGCCTGCGCCGGTTGCGCGCCAGCAGGCAGCGCACCAGGGCCGCTCGGCGGCTGGGCATCGAACCGATCTGA